A single region of the Oncorhynchus kisutch isolate 150728-3 linkage group LG30, Okis_V2, whole genome shotgun sequence genome encodes:
- the LOC116358600 gene encoding uncharacterized protein LOC116358600 gives MCTLQVACPVQSQVPVLSNLRFLSCPISGSCPVQSQVPVLSCPISGFCPVQSQIPVLSNLRFLSCPISGFCPVQPQVSVLSNLRFLSCPTSGSCPVQPQVPVLSNLRFVSCPISGSCPVQSQVRVLSNFRFVSCTISGSCPVQPQVRVLSHLRFVSCPTSGSCPVQPQVRVLSNLRFVSCPTSGLCPVQPQVRVLSNLRFVSCPTSGLCPVQPQVPVLSNLRFVSCPTSGLCPVQPQVCVLSNLRFVFCPISGSCPVQPQVRVFLVLIPSLLLSHLRSVTSQVPRDTTQHSTSIHV, from the exons ATGTGTACTTTACAAGTGGCCTGTCCTGTCCAATCTCAGGTTCCTGTCCTGTCCAATCTCAGGTTCCTGTCCTGTCCAATCTCAGGTTCCTGTCCTGTCCAATCTCaggttcctgtcctgtcctgtccaatCTCAGGTTTCTGTCCTGTCCAATCTCAGATTCCTGTCCTGTCCAATCTCAGGTTCCTGTCCTGTCCAATCTCAGGTTTCTGTCCTGTCCAACCTCAGGTTTCTGTCCTGTCCAACCTCAGGTTCCTGTCCTGTCCAACCTCAGGTTCCTGTCCTGTCCAACCTCAGGTTCCTGTCCTGTCCAACCTCAGGTTTGTGTCCTGTCCAATCTCAGGTTCGTGTCCTGTCCAATCTCAGGTTCGTGTCCTGTCCAACTTCAGGTTCGTGTCCTGTACAATCTCAGGTTCGTGTCCTGTCCAACCTCAGGTTCGTGTCCTGTCCCATCTCAGGTTCGTGTCCTGTCCCACCTCAGGTTCGTGTCCTGTCCAACCTCAGGTTCGTGTCCTGTCCAACCTCAGGTTCGTGTCCTGTCCAACCTCAGGTTTGTGTCCTGTCCAACCTCAGGTTCGTGTCCTGTCCAACCTCAGGTTCGTGTCCTGTCCAACCTCAGGTTTGTGTCCTGTCCAACCTCAGGTTCCTGTCCTGTCCAACCTCAGGTTCGTGTCCTGTCCAACCTCAGGTTTGTGTCCTGTCCAACCTCAGGTTTGTGTCCTGTCCAATCTCAGGTTTGTGTTCTGTCCAATCTCAGGTTCGTGTCCTGTCCAACCTCAGGTTCGTGTCTTCCTTGTCCTCATCCCGTCCCTTCTTCTTTCCCACCTCAGGAGTGTTACCAG CCAGGTCCCCCGTGATACAACTCAGCattcaacgtccatccatgtTTGA